From Melanotaenia boesemani isolate fMelBoe1 chromosome 12, fMelBoe1.pri, whole genome shotgun sequence, a single genomic window includes:
- the LOC121650881 gene encoding hepatitis A virus cellular receptor 1-like, producing the protein MIEAPSSLTLPLVIEAPSSLNLPLMIEASSSLTLPLMIEAPSSLTLPLMIEAPSSLTLPLMIEAPSSLTLPPMIEAPSSLTLPLMIEAPSSLTLPLMIEAPSSLNLPLMIEAPSSLTLPLVIEAPSSLTLPLMIEAPSSLNLPLMIEAPSSLTLPLMIEAPSSLTLPLMIEAPSSLTLPLVIEAPSSLTLPLMIEAPSSLNLPLMIEAPSSLTLPLMIEAPSSLNLLLMQLQL; encoded by the coding sequence ATGATCGAAGCTCCGTCGTCTCTGACCCTCCCCCTGGTGATCGAAGCTCCGTCGTCTCTGAACCTCCCCCTGATGATCGAAGCTTCGTCGTCTCTGACCCTCCCCCTGATGATCGAAGCTCCGTCGTCTCTGACCCTCCCCCTGATGATCGAAGCTCCGTCGTCTCTGACCCTCCCCCTGATGATCGAAGCTCCGTCGTCTCTGACCCTCCCCCCGATGATCGAAGCTCCGTCGTCTCTGACCCTCCCCCTGATGATCGAAGCTCCGTCGTCTCTGACCCTCCCCCTGATGATCGAAGCTCCGTCGTCTCTGAACCTCCCCCTGATGATCGAAGCTCCGTCGTCTCTGACCCTCCCCCTGGTGATCGAAGCTCCGTCGTCTCTGACCCTCCCCCTGATGATCGAAGCTCCGTCGTCTCTGAACCTCCCCCTGATGATCGAAGCTCCGTCGTCTCTGACCCTCCCCCTGATGATCGAAGCTCCGTCGTCTCTGACCCTCCCCCTGATGATCGAAGCTCCGTCGTCTCTGACCCTCCCCCTGGTGATCGAAGCTCCGTCGTCTCTGACCCTCCCCCTGATGATCGAAGCTCCGTCGTCTCTGAACCTCCCCCTGATGATCGAAGCCCCGTCATCTCTGACCCTCCCCCTGATGATCGAAGCTCCGTCGTCTCTGAACCTCCTCCTGATGCAGCTCCAGCTCTAA